A window of Bufo gargarizans isolate SCDJY-AF-19 chromosome 9, ASM1485885v1, whole genome shotgun sequence contains these coding sequences:
- the FBXW5 gene encoding F-box/WD repeat-containing protein 5, whose translation MEDAGPSLLPDSILYQIFLNLGPVDLLSAGLVCRRWYQVSRDDFLWKELFYRHYQVQRYIHRYPGSDSWYEEFQRLCDSVPCVEVERLQEHTDQVLHISFSRSGELCASCSKDCTVKIWNTRHPITLQHSANMRPHHWNYTQFSQFNSDDTLLLVSGVYVGPHNSCAGEIAVFSLDGFNLLSRVRNKPYDVFGCWLNNTHLISGNLHRMGRVTSCSVLWLNKAFQDVESENLNVVKRLFKIQNLNASTIRMIMVADSPDVLAGAGNKGEEAEQCPPQLPEKEEDSAAEDERGRDIVEEDAQITAALQFLMDDQEQQGAPQPPLTEEQFETKVAQWYAKYRTRQSDRPQAGEGSEKYLIFTTGSLTYSPHQIGIKQLLPHQMTTEGPVLGEERGPNEFFDSLDHVINIHGHIIGMGLSPDHRYLYVNSRSWPKDCVISNPMYPPPIAEEIELRVFDLKTLREVKEPLRAHRAYTPNNECFFIFLDVSQDFVASGAEDRCGYIWDRHYHACLAHLPHDDVVNSVAFCPVDQELLLSASDDYTIKVWRSRRSLRRPQNLSRPSLWSASYDT comes from the exons ATGGAAGACGCGGGGccctccctcctccctgacaGCATCCTCTACCAGATATTCCTGAACCTGGGGCCTGTAGATCTACTGTCTGCTGGTCTGGTGTGCCGGCGCTGGTACCAGGTCTCCAGAGATGACTTCTTGTGGAAGGAGCTGTTCTACAGACATTACCAGGTGCAGCGGTACATCCACCGGTACCCAG GCTCCGACTCCTGGTATGAGGAGTTCCAGCGTCTCTGTGACAGTGTCCCATGTGTGGAGGTGGAGAGGCTGCAGGAGCACACGGACCAGGTCCTGCACATCAGCTTCTCCCGCTCCGGAGAACTCTGCGCCTCCTGCTCTAAGGACTGCACGGTGAAG ATATGGAACACCAGACACCCCATAACCCTTCAGCACAGCGCAAACATGAGGCCTCACCACTGGAACTACACCCAGTTTTCACAGTTTAATTCTGACGACACGCTCCTCCTGGTGTCCGGGGTCTACGTGGGACCCCACAACTCGTGTGCAGGAGAGATAGCCGTCTTCAGTCTCG ATGGATTTAACCTTCTGTCCAGAGTAAGGAATAAACCCTACGACGTGTTTGGCTGTTGGCTCAATAACACGCACCTAATCTCCGGGAACCTGCACCGCATGGGCCGGGTCACCTCCTGCTCCGTGCTGTGGCTGAACAAGGCCTTTCAG GACGTGGAGTCCGAGAACCTTAATGTGGTGAAGCGACTCTTCAAAATCCAGAACCTGAACGCTAGCACTATCCGTATGATCATGGTGGCCGATTCCCCGGATGTACTGGCGGGGGCTGGGAATAAGGGCGAGGAGGCGGAACAATGTCCTCCACAGCTACCAGAGAAGGAAGAGGACAGCGCCGCGGAGGACGAGCGAGGAAGGGACATTGTGGAGGAAGACGCTCAGATCACTGCTGCTCTTCAGTTTTTAATGGATGACCaagaacagcagggggcgccgcaGCCTCCACTCACTGAGGAGCAGTTTGAGACTAAGGTGGCCCAGTGGTATGCAAAATACAGGACAAGACAGTCAGACAGACCGCAGGCCGGGGAGGGAAGCGAGAAATACCTCATCTTCACTACCGGCTCTCTGACCTACTCCCCTCATCAGATCG GGATTAAGCAGCTTCTTCCACATCAGATGACCACAGAAGGGCCCGTGCTGGGAGAGGAGCGGGGCCCCAATGAGTTCTTTGACTCTCTTGACCATGTGATTAACATTCACGGGCACATTATAGGCATGGGTCTTTCCCCGGATCACAG GTATCTGTATGTAAATAGCCGCTCCTGGCCGAAAGACTGCGTGATCTCTAATCCCATGTATCCACCGCCCATTGCCGAGGAAATAGAACTTCGAGTCTTTGACCTTAAGACCCTGCGGGAGGTGAAGGAGCCTCTCCGAGCCCACCGAGCGTACACCCCCAATAACGAGTGCTTCTTCATCTTCCTAGACGTCAGCCAAGACTTTGTGGCCAG TGGAGCAGAGGATCGATGTGGCTACATCTGGGACCGCCACTACCACGCCTGCTTGGCCCACCTGCCCCACGATGATGTGGTCAATTCTGTGGCTTTCTGTCCTGTAGATCAGGAGCTTCTGCTGAGCGCCAGCGATGACTATACGATCAAGGTGTGGCGTTCCAGGCGCTCCCTGCGTCGCCCCCAGAACTTATCAAGGCCTTCACTTTGGTCTGCATCCTATGACACTTGA